One region of Flavobacterium sp. GSB-24 genomic DNA includes:
- a CDS encoding Gfo/Idh/MocA family oxidoreductase, with protein MKTEKIKVGIIGLNPDSQWASKSHLPALRYLSDTFEVIGVANSTHESALIAADKLEIPIAYENPDALIASAEIELVVITVKVPYHYDLVKAALEAGKHVYCEHPLGNGLTETEQLAAIAARKNVVAAVGTQMVVSPELTYLEHLIKDGYVGKVLSTTLLGSGGPWSDEAISANYYLYDKTNGATMLTIPLGHTLAGLTKVLGGFDTLTAKMINNYTTVKLTDIGEIKPKTSEDQIMVIGQLKNGAAISIHYRGGVSRGTNLLWEINGTQGDIQVTGPLGHGQLVPLEIQGAQGKDTKLQNLPIPNEMYEGLPDNPVIRNVVLLYKRVAADIKNKTKTAPTFDDAVVLSHLLNDIEKSSKG; from the coding sequence ATGAAAACAGAAAAAATAAAAGTTGGTATAATAGGGCTTAACCCCGACAGCCAGTGGGCATCAAAGTCACACCTTCCTGCATTAAGGTATCTGTCTGATACCTTTGAGGTTATCGGAGTAGCCAATTCTACTCATGAAAGCGCTTTAATAGCTGCGGATAAACTAGAAATACCAATCGCTTATGAAAACCCAGATGCCTTAATAGCATCAGCCGAAATAGAACTGGTTGTTATTACTGTAAAAGTCCCTTACCATTATGATCTTGTAAAGGCTGCGCTTGAAGCAGGCAAACATGTGTACTGCGAACACCCCTTGGGTAACGGACTTACTGAAACGGAGCAATTAGCAGCGATTGCGGCACGGAAAAATGTAGTTGCAGCAGTAGGGACGCAAATGGTTGTATCACCAGAATTGACTTATCTGGAGCACCTTATTAAAGATGGCTATGTAGGGAAGGTTTTATCCACTACACTCCTAGGCTCGGGAGGTCCTTGGTCAGATGAAGCAATTTCGGCTAACTATTATCTATACGATAAAACAAACGGCGCTACAATGTTGACCATCCCCTTGGGGCATACATTGGCAGGTTTAACTAAAGTTTTGGGTGGTTTTGATACTTTGACAGCAAAAATGATAAACAATTACACAACAGTAAAACTTACTGATATTGGTGAAATAAAACCTAAGACCTCTGAAGACCAGATTATGGTAATAGGCCAATTGAAAAATGGAGCCGCAATTTCTATTCATTACCGCGGCGGCGTTTCAAGAGGCACTAACCTTTTGTGGGAGATTAATGGAACGCAAGGAGATATACAGGTAACAGGGCCGCTTGGACATGGTCAGCTTGTCCCTTTAGAAATTCAAGGAGCCCAAGGGAAAGATACGAAATTACAAAACCTGCCAATTCCAAATGAAATGTATGAGGGTTTGCCTGATAATCCGGTAATTAGAAATGTGGTGCTGCTTTACAAAAGAGTTGCTGCTGATATAAAAAATAAAACGAAAACAGCACCAACTTTTGACGACGCAGTTGTACTATCACATCTACTCAATGATATCGAGAAGTCTTCAAAAGGTTAA
- a CDS encoding helix-turn-helix domain-containing protein has product MTNRKENTTNNINRNFLSDCNLTYAVQLMGGRWKLPILIRLSNGKKRFGELKRIIPNITERMLTLQLRELERDGLVIRTVYHEVPPRVEYELTPVSSALIPICLQLDEWGAKHKDVHLGISSTLIP; this is encoded by the coding sequence ATGACAAATAGAAAAGAAAATACCACAAATAACATCAATCGAAATTTTCTTTCAGATTGTAATCTTACCTACGCCGTACAACTAATGGGCGGAAGGTGGAAACTGCCAATTTTAATACGGTTAAGTAACGGTAAAAAACGTTTTGGAGAGCTTAAAAGGATAATCCCGAACATTACCGAAAGGATGCTGACATTACAGCTTCGCGAGCTGGAACGTGATGGATTGGTAATACGGACCGTGTATCATGAAGTGCCTCCGCGGGTTGAATATGAACTTACTCCTGTAAGCAGTGCTCTCATTCCTATCTGCCTGCAATTGGATGAGTGGGGGGCAAAGCACAAAGATGTTCATTTAGGAATTTCGTCAACATTAATTCCTTAA